One genomic region from Phragmites australis chromosome 1, lpPhrAust1.1, whole genome shotgun sequence encodes:
- the LOC133915611 gene encoding protein ANTI-SILENCING 1, which yields MDGSSEKIQFSWGKLRAKGGVNMDTQFYESFTFDNVEYSLYDCVYLFKNGDPEPYVGKIVKIWQQNQAKKVKILWFFLPDEIRTYLGGPVMEKEIFLASGEGIGLANINPLEAIAGKCTVICISKDERNRQPSHREQAMADYIFYRFFDVKNCTLSDQLPDKIAGLEVNVLLNPKDEQVTSIPGAVNMDEGLVSTVPPTQSVVKEEDKSPVAAVPLSQSVVKEDQKPVAAILLSNSAIKEDQKPVASIPISQSANKEDDKPVASIPSPRSEVKKDNILKHTQNAGSVERPPKKLKFSQEVTVQNMAPAVPDKRPSELTSRKADRSKWFKIPWDERLRIADEHGTLVYIQNLDIQFGAADIEELIREALQLSCIAKPINHPTYDDPNNGKAYAIFKTKNAADAAISKINSGLVVDGRPLYCSKGLLKVPKHSGTLVGHLSTHHIKIGQKQREEQKKAVSTSHCSQPNTIEYDLALDWMLVQEKQERKFRILHKRHKDDRKGFASMGSKNEKTEK from the exons ATGGATGGGAGTAGTGAGAAAATCCAATTCTCATGGGGAAAGCTTAGAGCAAAAGGTGGTGTGAATATGGATACACAGTTTTATGAGTCCTTCACATTTGACAATGTGGAGTACTCACTGTATGACTGTGTGTATCTTTTCAAGAATGGTGATCCTGAACCATACGTTGGAAAAATAGTGAAGATTTGGCAGCAAAATCAGGCTAAAAAAGTAAAGATTCTTTGGTTTTTCCTCCCTGATGAGATCCGGACATATTTAGGAGGCCCTGTGATGGAAAAGGAGATCTTTCTTGCTTCTGGTGAAGGTATTGGGCTTGCGAATATCAACCCACTG GAAGCTATTGCTGGAAAATGCACTGTTATATGCATTTCAAAGGATGAGAGGAATCGTCAACCTTCCCACAGGGAACAAGCAATGGCTGATTACATTTTCTATAGGTTCTTCGATGTTAAAAATTGCACACTTTCTGATCAGCTGCCTGACAAAATCGCAGGGCTGGAAG TTAATGTTCTTCTAAATCCAAAAGATGAGCAAGTCACATCCATTCCTGGTGCTGTTAATATGGATGAAGGTCTGGTTAGCACAGTTCCCCCTACCCAGTCTGTGGTCAAGGAGGAGGATAAAAGTCCGGTTGCTGCAGTTCCCCTTTCCCAGTCAGTGGTCAAGGAGGATCAGAAACCAGTTGCTGCCATTCTCCTTTCCAATTCAGCGATCAAGGAGGATCAGAAACCAGTTGCTTCCATTCCCATTTCCCAGTCAGCGAACAAGGAGGATGACAAACCAGTTGCTTCCATTCCCTCTCCCCGGTCAGAAGTTAAGAAGGATAACATTCTCAAACATACACAGAATGCTGGCTCTGTGGAGAGGCCTCCAAAGAAGTTGAAATTTTCCCAAGAAGTTACGGTGCAGAACATGGCCCCAGCTGTTCCTGACAAAAGACCTTCGGAACTAACATCAAGAAAGGCT GACAGAAGCAAATGGTTCAAAATT CCATGGGATGAAAGACTACGGATCGCTGATGAGCATGGGACACTCGTATATATTCAAAATCTTGATATTCAGTTTGGAGCTGCTGACATAGAG GAGCTCATTCGTGAGGCGTTACAGCTAAGTTGCATTGCAAAGCCCATTAACCACCCCACTTATGATGATCCAAACAATG GAAAAGCATATGCTATATTCAAAACTAAAAATGCTGCTGATGCCGCTATTTCAAAAATCAATTCAGGTTTGGTTGTGGATGGAAG ACCTCTTTACTGCAGCAAAGGGTTACTCAAGGTTCCAAAACATTCAGGAACTCTTGTCGGGCACTTGTCCACACATCATATTAAAATTGGTCAAAAGCAGCGAGAAGAGCAG AAGAAGGCTGTATCGACCTCACATTGTTCTCAGCCCAACACAATCGAGTATGACCTGGCGCTGGACTGGATGCTTGTTCAAGAAAAGCAAGAGAGAAAATTCAGAATACTCCACAAG CGGCATAAAGATGACAGGAAGGGGTTTGCAAGTATGGGCAGTAAGAATGAAAAGACAGAGAAGTAG